A window of Tetrapisispora phaffii CBS 4417 chromosome 9, complete genome contains these coding sequences:
- the SEC23 gene encoding GTPase-activating protein SEC23 (similar to Saccharomyces cerevisiae SEC23 (YPR181C); ancestral locus Anc_7.537), with amino-acid sequence MSVCNWICLAMNGVVVLGWQRHLHTHCVRRSETAAHTSMDFETNEDINGIRFSWNVFPNDKIDSAKNVVPLGCMYTPLKEFDNDNEDAVVIDADGTVMNKKILNYNPVYCTQPQCKAILNPYCIIDPRNNSWICPICSSRNHLPSQYSNMSQENMPIELQYTSVEYITNKPIQIPPIFFLVVDITTEDENLDALKEYLISSLSLMPPNALIGLITYGTVIRLHDLSCTTIDRCNVFKGDREYKLENLIEMLTGQKPTNLNTANNSSNVNSQNQANPVQISPFSLNRFFLPLEQIEFKLTQFFENLTHDQWAVPTGHRPLRATGQALNIASLVLQGCYRHSAARIILFSSGPCTLGPGLIVSSELKDPLRSHHDIDSDRASHYKKATNFYNQIADRVADNDHTVDIFAGSYDQIGMSEMKKLTDKTGGILLLTDAFMTSIFKQSYLRMFAKDDEGYLRMAFNGKLTVKTSKDLKIQGLIGHASTAKKNESANISDSKIGLSGTNTWKMSTLSPKHSYAIYFEIAQSNKKKSGDATANQMNQMNQQQPTLAYTQFITTYQHSSGTNRIRVTTVANQLLPLGSPGIIASFDQEAAAVLIARMAVDKAENDSKTDIIRWIDNSLIKLAQRYANYNKDDPMSFRLSPNFSLYPQFMYYLRRSQFLSVFNNSPDETAFYRHIFIREDTTNSLIMIQPTLTSFSMEEEPRPVLLDSVSVKPNTILLLDTFFYILVYHGEQIAQWRKAGYQDDPQYADFKGLLEEPKLEAAELLVDRFPLPRFIDTEAGGSQARFLLSKLNPSDSYQDVTHGGATVVLTDDVSLQNFMSHLQSVAVTSKK; translated from the coding sequence atGAGTGTATGTAATTGGATATGTTTGGCTATGAATGGAGTGGTTGTTCTGGGTTGGCAGCGACATCTACACACGCACTGTGTACGAAGATCTGAAACAGCAGCACATACTAGCATGGACTTCGAGACTAACGAGGATATAAACGGGATTAGGTTTTCTTGGAACGTGTTTCCGAACGACAAGATCGATTCTGCCAAGAACGTGGTTCCTTTGGGGTGCATGTACACTCCTTTGAAAGAGTTCGACAATGACAACGAGGACGCGGTGGTCATTGATGCGGACGGCACCGTCATGAACAAGAAGATTTTGAACTATAATCCGGTTTACTGTACGCAGCCACAGTGTAAGGCCATCTTGAATCCATACTGTATCATAGATCCGAGAAACAACTCGTGGATCTGTCCTATTTGTAGCTCGAGAAACCATTTGCCATCGCAATACTCGAACATGAGCCAAGAAAACATGCCCATTGAGTTGCAATACACCAGCGTCGAATACATCACTAATAAACCAATTCAAATTCCGCCGATTTTTTTCTTAGTGGTTGACATCACTACTGAAGATGAGAATCTTGATGCATTGAAGGAATACTTGATCTCGTCGTTGTCATTGATGCCTCCTAATGCATTGATTGGATTGATCACTTACGGTACCGTCATCAGATTGCATGACTTATCGTGTACTACCATTGACAGATGTAACGTCTTCAAAGGTGACAGAGAATATAAGTTAGAAAACTTAATTGAAATGTTAACTGGTCAAAAACCAACAAATTTGAACACTGCGAACAACAGCAGTAATGTCAACTCTCAAAATCAAGCAAATCCGGTTCAAATATCTCCTTTCTCACTGAATAGATTCTTCTTGCCATTGGAACaaattgaattcaaattgacacaattttttgaaaacttGACTCATGATCAATGGGCAGTCCCAACTGGCCATAGACCATTAAGAGCCACCGGACAAGCTTTGAACATAGCTTCCTTGGTATTACAAGGTTGTTACAGACATTCTGCCGCTAGgattattttgttttcttctgGTCCATGTACACTTGGTCCAGGTTTAATTGTTTCATCTGAATTGAAGGATCCTTTGAGATCTCATCATGATATCGATTCCGACCGTGCTTCTCATTATAAGAAAGCAACAAACttttataatcaaattgCAGACAGAGTAGCAGATAATGATCACACTGTTGATATTTTTGCCGGTTCGTACGATCAAATCGGTATGTcagaaatgaaaaaattaacagACAAAACTGGTGgtattttgttattaacTGATGCTTTCATGACATCAATCTTTAAGCAATCTTACTTAAGAATGTTTGCTAAGGATGATGAAGGTTATTTAAGAATGGCTTTTAACGGTAAATTAACTGTTAAGACCTCaaaagatttgaaaattcaAGGTTTAATTGGTCACGCTTCAACTGCTAAGAAAAATGAATCAGCTAATATTAGTGATTCAAAGATCGGTCTATCTGGAACTAATACTTGGAAAATGTCTACCTTATCTCCAAAACATTCGTATGCGATCTATTTTGAGATTGCTCAATCtaacaagaagaaaagcGGAGATGCTACTGCTAATCAAATGAACCAAATGAATCAACAACAACCAACGTTAGCTTACACTCAGTTCATCACTACTTATCAACATTCTTCAGGTACAAACCGTATCAGAGTCACTACTGTTGCTAACCAATTACTTCCATTAGGTTCTCCTGGCATTATTGCCTCTTTCGATCAAGAAGCTGCAGCTGTATTGATTGCTAGAATGGCTGTCGATAAGGCAGAAAATGATTCTAAGACTGATATCATTAGATGGATtgataattcattaattaaattgGCCCAAAGATATGCAAACTACAATAAAGATGATCCAATGTCTTTCAGATTATCAccaaatttttcattgtaTCCACAATTTATGTACTACTTAAGAAGATCTCAATTTTTAAGTGTATTTAACAATTCTCCGGATGAAACTGCATTTTATAGACACATATTCATTAGAGAAGACACTACAAACTCTTTGATTATGATTCAACCAACTTTAACATCATTCTCAATGGAAGAAGAGCCTCGACCTGTTTTATTAGATTCTGTTTCTGTAAAACCAAATACCATATTGTTGCTGGACACTTTCTTTTACATTCTGGTGTATCATGGTGAACAAATTGCACAATGGAGAAAAGCAGGCTATCAAGATGATCCACAGTATGCTGATTTCAAAGGTCTTTTGGAAGAACCAAAATTGGAAGCTGCTGAATTATTAGTAGACAGATTCCCGTTGCCAAGATTTATCGATACAGAAGCTGGCGGATCCCAAGCCAGATTCTTGTTATCCAAATTGAATCCTTCTGATAGCTATCAAGATGTGACACACGGTGGTGCCACTGTTGTCTTAACAGATGATGTATCCTTACAAAACTTCATGAGCCATTTGCAATCAGTTGCTGTAACAagcaaaaaataa
- the SMX3 gene encoding mRNA splicing protein SMX3 (similar to Saccharomyces cerevisiae SMX3 (YPR182W); ancestral locus Anc_7.539), giving the protein MSELVNASLQPVNPKPFLRDLIGKKIVVKLKFNKTEYIGTLKSLDNYFNLQLDAAEEVIDGVSKGTIGDIFIRCNNVLYVGEHLE; this is encoded by the exons ATGTCTGAG CTAGTGAATGCATCTCTGCAGCCTGTGAATCCTAAACCGTTTTTAAGAGACCTGATTGGCAAGAAGATCGTCGTCAAGTTGAAGTTCAACAAGACCGAGTATATCGGGACGTTGAAGTCTCTTGATAACTACTTCAATCTGCAATTGGATGCAGCAGAGGAGGTCATCGATGGCGTCTCAAAGGGAACCATCGGTGATATATTCATAAGATGTAACAACGTCTTGTACGTTGGCGAGCATCTGGAATAA
- the HDA3 gene encoding Hda3p (similar to Saccharomyces cerevisiae HDA3 (YPR179C); ancestral locus Anc_7.535), which translates to MDLLKILDTKPVPEIVNKNFLSISGNTSGDYWLPTPMTLYQKELTDQIVSLHYSDILRYFETDDFEEDVVMKSLETMCFNSQLVATHPFLLIDHNMPKSLITKEVSAHLAETSGKFNVLKDLVNILHEYETDIALICRSGRTMNLIEALLLGNKVNIKRYDGNSLKTKQKSRNFSRTFHLFPSTDLNFKKYPILIKEQFNMVIALDSSVDTNSSGIDYIIRHGRNSTSIPEKAPVIRLISVNTFDHCNLYFSQIMKKGSREFLTYVTAAVVVLRDRVGVLPPDLRPVYSHKLKYLIDWLEDSSLPWPLPDIYPIKKYTPMDVERSLLLEVHYNQYDDSLESAFTNNKKRGFSSVDRDSQKDFDIKTFYNKKRVQNDYSTNPLKQDMSQLTGITTSNNVHGIDYHLSSGILTYKLIQYINEYYVDITLLNAELKDFEETKPIQEKHKEYLDKDSNDVGAKLRELNEKNSSDLEKAAKFENENKKLYEDIERLENSIESSLEIISSKSETLRSMKDSFIKYHKLQEDLIDAKRMQDSKEAENKYMHNEISRAEVSIKENEEEITKIISDSDVLRNNLKNNMEKFKEKKVAVDERIADLKVSLKKSEDLKEELQAKLIRSVEKLNNLPTPRVRATNSSSTSAGRKYKSRKK; encoded by the coding sequence ATGgatttgttaaaaattttagataCCAAACCAGTTCCTGAAATTGtgaataaaaatttcttgTCAATTTCAGGAAACACCTCTGGAGACTACTGGCTCCCAACCCCAATGACTCTCTATCAAAAAGAGCTGACAGACCAAATTGTCTCGTTGCATTATTCAGATATATTGAGATATTTCGAAACTGACGactttgaagaagatgtaGTGATGAAATCATTAGAGACAATGTGTTTCAATAGTCAGCTTGTTGCTACTCATCCATTTTTACTTATTGATCATAATATGCCGAAATCACTAATAACCAAGGAGGTTTCTGCACATTTAGCTGAAACTAGTGGTAAATTCAATGTATTGAAAGATcttgtaaatatattgcaTGAATATGAGACTGACATCGCTCTAATTTGCAGATCCGGCAGGACTATGAATTTGATTGAAGCACTATTGTTGGGCAATAAGGTGAACATTAAGAGATATGATGGTAATTCATTAAAGACAAAACAGAAATCCAGAAACTTCTCTAGaacttttcatttatttccGTCCACtgatttaaatttcaagaaataTCCAATTTTGATTAAAGAACAATTTAATATGGTCATTGCTTTAGATTCAAGTGTCGATACAAACTCTTCAGGAATTGACTATATTATTAGACATGGCAGGAATAGCACCAGCATCCCTGAAAAAGCCCCAGTTATAAGATTAATATCAGTCAACACATTTGACCACTGTAATTTGTATTTTAGCCAGATAATGAAGAAAGGAAGTAGAGAATTTTTAACTTACGTCACAGCAGCAGTTGTGGTCTTGAGAGATAGAGTGGGTGTTCTTCCACCAGATTTAAGACCCGTCTATTCTcacaaattaaaatatctaataGATTGGTTAGAGGACTCTTCTTTGCCATGGCCATTACCTGATATATATCcgattaaaaaatataccCCTATGGATGTTGAAAGATCTTTATTGTTAGAAGTTCATTATAACCAATACGATGATTCCTTAGAATCTGCATTcactaataataaaaaaagaggGTTTTCCTCAGTTGATAGAGATTCACAAAAAGATTTTGATATAAAgacattttataataaaaagagGGTACAAAATGATTACTCCACTAATCCGTTAAAACAAGATATGTCTCAATTGACAGGTATCACAACAAGTAATAATGTTCATGGTATTGATTACCATTTATCTAGTGGTATTTTGACGTATaaattgattcaatatatcaatGAATATTATGTGGATATAACTCTACTAAATGCagaattaaaagattttgaagaaacCAAACCAATACAGGAAAAACATAAAGAATATCTTGATAAAGACAGCAATGATGTTGGTGCTAAACTGAGGGAATTGAATGAGAAAAATAGCAGTGATCTTGAGAAGGCTGCCAAATtcgaaaatgaaaataaaaaactaTATGAAGATATAGAAAGGCTAGAAAATAGTATAGAAAGCAGTTTAGAGATAATCTCATCTAAGTCAGAAACTTTAAGGTCAATGAAAGattcatttataaaatatcacAAGCTACAGGAGGACCTTATTGATGCAAAAAGAATGCAAGACTCAAAAGAAgctgaaaataaatatatgcaTAACGAGATATCGAGAGCCGAAGTCTctattaaagaaaatgaagaagaaataacaaAGATAATCTCTGATTCTGATGTTCtaagaaataatttaaagaataatatGGAGAAATTTAAAGAGAAGAAAGTTGCAGTTGATGAACGAATTGCTGATTTAAAagtttcattaaaaaaatcagaaGACTTGAAGGAAGAACTTCAAGCAAAGCTAATTCGATCCGTTGAGAAGTTAAACAATTTACCTACACCTAGAGTACGGGCAACGAATAGTTCATCTACATCTGCtggaagaaaatataaaagtCGTAAGAAATAG
- the DPM1 gene encoding dolichyl-phosphate beta-D-mannosyltransferase (similar to Saccharomyces cerevisiae DPM1 (YPR183W); ancestral locus Anc_7.540): MSISQSVIVPAYHEKLNIKPLTTRLFAALGNEGSKTTELIFVDDNSNDGSVEEVEKLNNNGYPNVRIIVRTDERGLSSAVLKGFMEAKGEYLICMDADLQHPPESVPQLFQSLKSHAFVLGTRYAPGVGIDKDWPLYRRVISSTARAMAKPLTVASDPMSGFFGLQKKYLTMAKMDDINKQGFKIALELLAKLPLPEDPRLAIGEVPFQFGVRTEGESKLSGKVIIQYLEQLKELYIFKFGANNLIIFIAVWTILCLYVLKKFSSLVL, encoded by the coding sequence ATGTCTATCAGCCAATCTGTTATTGTTCCAGCATACCATGAAAAGCTAAACATCAAGCCATTGACCACTAGGTTATTTGCCGCTCTAGGGAACGAAGGTTCCAAGACTACTGAACTTATATTTGTCGATGACAATTCGAATGATGGATCAGTTGAAGAAGTTGAGAAATTGAACAACAATGGTTACCCAAACGTCAGAATCATTGTCAGAACCGACGAAAGAGGTCTTTCTAGTGCTGTCTTGAAAGGTTTCATGGAAGCCAAAGGTGAGTACTTGATCTGTATGGACGCAGACTTGCAACATCCTCCAGAATCAGTCCCACAATTGTTCCAAAGTTTAAAGTCCCATGCTTTCGTGCTTGGTACTAGATACGCTCCAGGTGTTGGTATCGACAAGGACTGGCCTCTATACAGAAGAGTCATTTCTTCCACCGCTAGAGCCATGGCAAAGCCTTTGACTGTCGCAAGTGACCCAATGAGTGGTTTCTTCGGtttacaaaagaaatacTTGACGATGGCAAAGATGGATGACATCAACAAGCAAGGTTTCAAGATTGCTTTGGAACTATTAGCTAAACTGCCACTACCCGAAGACCCAAGATTGGCTATCGGTGAAGTCCCATTCCAATTCGGTGTTAGAACTGAAGGTGAATCCAAGCTAAGCGGTAAGGTCATCATCCAGTATTTGgaacaattgaaagaattatatatcttcaAGTTTGGTGCCAACAATTTGATCATTTTCATCGCTGTTTGGACCATCCTTTGTCTATACGTCCTTAAGAAGTTCTCATCTCTAGTTCTCTAA